A section of the Rhipicephalus sanguineus isolate Rsan-2018 chromosome 11, BIME_Rsan_1.4, whole genome shotgun sequence genome encodes:
- the LOC119375011 gene encoding tissue factor pathway inhibitor 2-like encodes MWTLNTENRIRGSPESLCYASSESESSEEEMTKRLVPLECQKPPQHEGNSNRTHLMWFYNETAARCQKYAADLPLGQEIPKPAKNSFLTLAECNKKCRDPHYGTCGGPKNDTICTRKGKEPELERRFWFDPDNRTCRPYYYGGCDPNSNTYRTKGECLSDCAEFIEDRCAVPIDEGECYDSEVRYGYNPIYQDCERFNYTGCGGNRNNFRVAKDCWFTCATTEGQREAS; translated from the exons GCCTGTGTTATGCCTCTTCGGAGAGTGAGTCTTCCGAGGAAGAGATGACTAAACGATTAGTTCCTCTGGAATGCCAAAAGCCACCACAGCATGAGGGAAATTCAAATAGAACTCACCTGATGTGGTTCTACAACGAGACTGCCGCACGATGCCAGAAGTACGCCGCAGATCTACCAttgggccaagaaataccgaagCCCGCGAAAAACAGTTTTCTAACTCTGGCAGAGTGTAACAAAAAGTGCAGAG ATCCACACTATGGAACGTGCGGTGGCCCTAAGAATGACACCATATGTACTAGAAAAGGTAAGGAGCCTGAACTGGAGCGGCGCTTCTGGTTTGATCCTGACAACAGGACGTGCAGACCTTACTATTACGGCGGTTGCGATCCGAACAGCAACACATACCGCACGAAGGGCGAGTGCCTTAGTGATTGTGCAG AGTTTATCGAAGACCGCTGCGCCGTTCCGATAGACGAAGGCGAATGCTACGACAGTGAGGTTCGCTACGGCTACAACCCCATATATCAAGACTGTGAACGGTTCAACTACACTGGCTGCGGAGGCAACCGCAACAACTTCAGGGTGGCGAAAGACTGCTGGTTTACGTGCGCAA CAACCGAGGGTCAGCGGGAGGCCTCGTAG
- the LOC119375012 gene encoding uncharacterized protein K02A2.6-like → MLYKAVQDGTVEKLTGDQFAPYRRRATALAFHRECLTVGSRVIIPSSARSHVLAFLHAGHRGMVGMKKCARSYGWWPGIDKVIEETVRQCRECLSTQKSPPKAPILSWDRPKTLWHTVHVDFAGPLLGRTYFVVVDAHTKWVEVRHVTQATSTVVIDVLRSIFPTFGIP, encoded by the coding sequence ATGTTGTACAAGGCAGTGCAGGATGGCACAGTGGAGAAACTCACTGGAGATCAGTTCGCTCCTTACCGACGACGAGCGACCGCACTAGCATTTCATCGCGAGTGCCTCACAGTTGGATCACGGGTGATCATACCCAGCTCAGCACGATCCCACGTTCTGGCTTTTCTGCACGCTGGTCACCGAGGCATGGTAGGCATGAAGAAGTGCGCAAGGAGCTACGGATGGTGGCCCGGAATCGACAAGGTGATCGAGGAAACAGTGCGACAGTGCCGTGAATGCCTTTCAACGCAGAAGAGCCCACCCAAAGCTCCCATTCTCTCCTGGGACCGTCCCAAGACACTATGGCACACggtgcacgttgacttcgcgggCCCACTACTCGGGCGAACCTACTTCGTTGTTGTTGACGCACACACAAAGTGGGTAGAAGTCCGGCACGTGACGCAAGCAACATCCACGGTTGTCATCGATGTGCTACGAAGCATCTTTCCGACGTTTGGCATCCCCTGA